A stretch of Paludisphaera borealis DNA encodes these proteins:
- a CDS encoding DUF362 domain-containing protein: MSEKLTRTQIKNLERLGGVNPADESFSRRHFLNQVGGFGAAAGAAVGGGLLLRDQWGMEGVKPPPAQILKPFNVEPITSKPSLVVVRSSPVAADADAETRDAALHDQAFRMVKAALDAMGGVSHFIKKGDVVVVKPNVAFDKNPDLAATSQPETVAAVVRLCLGAGARKVIVADNPINNPESCFFKTKVGDAALRAGAELMMPKDSYFEQLYVGGETITNTWRMFYRPFREATKVIGVSPVKDHNLCKATVTMKNWYGLLGNPRNQFHQNIHGIISDFALMIKPTLVIADGRKLLMRNGPTGGSLNDVKKSDTIVVGTDHTAVDSWCVTRLLEKSRHEIVYLDKVIQRGLGKDWRPQWTEEITV; encoded by the coding sequence ATGAGCGAGAAACTGACCCGAACCCAGATCAAGAACCTGGAGCGGCTCGGCGGCGTCAACCCGGCCGACGAGTCGTTCTCGCGGCGGCATTTTTTGAACCAGGTCGGCGGCTTCGGCGCGGCGGCCGGCGCGGCGGTGGGCGGCGGCCTGCTGCTCCGCGACCAGTGGGGCATGGAAGGGGTCAAGCCGCCGCCGGCCCAGATCCTCAAGCCGTTCAACGTCGAACCCATCACCAGCAAGCCCAGCCTGGTCGTCGTCCGCTCCAGCCCGGTCGCCGCCGACGCCGACGCCGAGACCCGCGACGCCGCGCTCCACGATCAGGCGTTCCGCATGGTCAAGGCGGCGCTCGACGCCATGGGAGGCGTCTCCCATTTCATCAAGAAGGGGGACGTCGTCGTCGTCAAGCCGAACGTGGCGTTCGACAAGAACCCCGACCTCGCCGCCACCAGCCAACCCGAGACCGTCGCCGCCGTGGTGCGGCTCTGCCTGGGCGCCGGCGCCCGCAAGGTGATCGTCGCCGACAACCCGATCAACAACCCCGAGAGCTGCTTCTTCAAGACCAAGGTCGGCGACGCGGCGCTCCGCGCCGGGGCCGAGCTGATGATGCCCAAGGACAGCTACTTCGAGCAGCTCTACGTCGGCGGCGAGACCATCACCAACACCTGGCGGATGTTCTACCGGCCGTTCCGCGAGGCCACCAAGGTCATCGGCGTCTCGCCGGTCAAGGACCACAACCTCTGCAAGGCGACCGTCACCATGAAGAACTGGTACGGCCTGCTGGGCAACCCCCGCAACCAGTTCCATCAAAACATCCACGGAATCATCTCCGACTTCGCGCTCATGATCAAGCCGACGCTGGTGATCGCCGACGGCCGCAAGCTCTTGATGCGGAACGGCCCGACCGGCGGCAGCCTGAACGACGTCAAGAAGAGCGACACCATTGTCGTCGGCACCGACCACACGGCCGTCGACAGTTGGTGCGTCACCCGCCTGCTCGAAAAGTCGCGGCACGAGATCGTCTACCTCGACAAGGTCATCCAGCGCGGCCTCGGCAAGGACTGGCGTCCCCAGTGGACCGAGGAGATCACCGTATGA
- a CDS encoding DUF1549 domain-containing protein yields the protein MSFAFAFGWLAATGAAAADQESSDSTAPAGAAGKPTPQAASPSPRPSPPSPDDSLHERIDRLIEAKLAKELPGQSPSAPASDAEFLRRAFLDFSGVIPTVDEARAFLDDPSPYKRSRLIDRLLESRSYARRMAQVFDVMLMERRPEAYGPAAPWREFLFQAFAENRPFDVLVQQILEPDGSDPKTRPAARFLLERDADPHTMTRDVGRLFLGMDIQCCQCHDHPLIDDYKQQHYYGLYAFFSRTVVIAGKNACGVIAPGATPVVGEKADGEVTFASVFKKKVTHKTGPQVIDAKPLPEPTVDKGRDYLIPPTRTARSGRSRSTVAVPSWARR from the coding sequence GTGTCTTTCGCGTTCGCGTTCGGCTGGCTGGCGGCGACGGGCGCCGCGGCGGCCGACCAAGAATCGAGCGACTCGACCGCGCCGGCCGGCGCGGCAGGGAAACCGACGCCTCAGGCGGCGTCCCCTTCGCCTCGTCCCTCCCCCCCCTCGCCGGATGATTCGCTGCACGAGCGGATCGACCGGCTGATCGAAGCGAAGCTCGCCAAGGAGCTTCCCGGGCAGTCGCCCTCGGCCCCGGCTTCGGACGCCGAGTTCCTGCGCCGGGCGTTCCTCGATTTCTCCGGGGTGATTCCGACGGTCGACGAGGCCCGGGCGTTCCTCGACGATCCGTCGCCGTACAAGCGGTCGCGGCTGATCGACCGCCTGCTTGAGAGCCGTTCCTACGCGCGGCGGATGGCGCAGGTTTTCGACGTGATGTTGATGGAGCGACGGCCCGAGGCGTACGGCCCCGCGGCCCCCTGGCGGGAATTCCTGTTCCAGGCGTTCGCCGAGAATCGCCCCTTCGACGTCTTGGTCCAGCAGATCTTGGAGCCCGACGGCAGCGATCCCAAGACGCGTCCCGCGGCCCGGTTCCTGCTCGAGCGCGACGCCGACCCCCACACGATGACGCGCGACGTCGGCCGGCTGTTTCTGGGCATGGACATCCAGTGCTGCCAGTGCCACGACCACCCGCTCATCGACGATTACAAACAGCAGCATTATTATGGCCTTTACGCGTTCTTCAGCCGCACCGTCGTGATCGCCGGCAAGAACGCTTGCGGCGTCATCGCGCCGGGCGCGACGCCCGTCGTCGGCGAGAAGGCCGACGGCGAGGTCACGTTCGCCTCGGTCTTCAAGAAGAAGGTGACGCACAAGACCGGCCCGCAGGTCATCGACGCCAAGCCGCTCCCCGAGCCGACGGTCGACAAGGGCCGCGACTACCTGATCCCCCCGACAAGGACGGCAAGGTCCGGCCGGTCCCGATCTACAGTCGCCGTGCCCAGTTGGGCAAGGCGCTGA
- a CDS encoding DUF1553 domain-containing protein, translating into MGKALTSADDPAFARNIANRLWALMMGRGVVHPLDLLHGDNPPSNPELFDLLAERIAAMKYDVKAFLRELALTRAYQRSSEPPPDSSAELADPNRFVVFAVRPTSPEQLAWSTMEAVGYVAGVRREVDQQLDGVDPRMKAILALDAKRKALREAELEAAVYSRLAPNVGSFVNHFGGVAGQAQEAAEATSTVDQALFVTNGEPVNGWLNPAHGWLVGRCAAMADASAVAEELYLSILSRRPTPDERAEVAAYLAARSDPKERPAAVRELAWALLASTEFRFNH; encoded by the coding sequence TTGGGCAAGGCGCTGACCTCGGCCGACGACCCCGCATTCGCCCGCAACATCGCCAACCGTCTCTGGGCGCTCATGATGGGCCGGGGCGTCGTCCACCCGCTCGACCTGCTCCACGGCGACAACCCGCCTTCGAATCCCGAGCTTTTCGACCTTCTGGCCGAGCGGATCGCGGCGATGAAGTACGACGTCAAGGCCTTCCTCCGCGAGCTGGCCCTCACCCGCGCCTATCAGCGGAGCAGCGAACCGCCTCCCGATTCGAGCGCCGAGTTGGCCGATCCGAACCGGTTCGTCGTCTTCGCCGTCCGTCCGACATCCCCCGAGCAACTGGCCTGGAGCACGATGGAGGCCGTCGGTTACGTCGCCGGCGTTCGTCGCGAGGTCGACCAGCAACTCGACGGCGTCGACCCCCGGATGAAAGCGATCCTCGCCCTTGACGCCAAGCGCAAAGCGCTGCGTGAAGCCGAGCTGGAAGCGGCCGTTTATTCCCGGCTCGCTCCCAACGTCGGGTCGTTCGTCAACCACTTCGGCGGCGTCGCGGGTCAGGCGCAAGAGGCCGCCGAAGCGACATCGACCGTCGACCAGGCGCTGTTCGTCACCAACGGCGAGCCGGTCAACGGGTGGCTCAACCCCGCGCACGGCTGGCTGGTCGGCCGTTGCGCCGCCATGGCCGACGCGTCGGCCGTCGCCGAGGAACTTTACCTGAGCATCCTCTCCCGCCGTCCCACTCCGGACGAACGGGCCGAAGTCGCCGCCTACCTCGCCGCTCGCAGCGATCCGAAAGAGCGTCCCGCCGCCGTCCGCGAACTGGCGTGGGCCCTCCTGGCCTCGACCGAATTTCGGTTCAACCACTGA
- a CDS encoding WD40 repeat domain-containing protein: MPAEPEKTHIARELKYGKPLIACRFDPTGKAVFAGAEDDTVQRWDLAADPAKVKPIAYNAHEGWPFALGVSLDGQTLLTGGTDGKLIWWPATGDAPKPIRALAAHKGWVRAIAFAPDGNHFASCGNDRKVRVWSLADGAQVLDLPGHERPIFRVAFTADGKHLLSADLKGLVIQWDARTGKEERRLDASKLYHYDVGQGVDYGGVRDLSLSRDGAFLACSGQINASNPLGAVSNAALVVLDWKTGEHKQLQHPKEGVSGVAWGVRFHPDGFLIASSGGTGGSFLWFTKPDQTNEFFKLTFPNTIRDLDLHPDALQIATAHHDGVVRISAMKAKA, encoded by the coding sequence ATGCCCGCCGAGCCCGAGAAGACGCACATCGCGCGTGAACTGAAGTACGGCAAGCCGCTGATCGCCTGCCGGTTCGACCCGACCGGCAAGGCGGTTTTCGCCGGCGCCGAGGACGACACGGTCCAGCGCTGGGATCTCGCCGCCGACCCGGCGAAGGTCAAGCCGATCGCCTACAACGCCCACGAGGGCTGGCCGTTCGCCCTGGGCGTGTCGCTCGACGGCCAGACGCTTTTGACCGGCGGCACCGACGGTAAGCTGATCTGGTGGCCCGCGACGGGCGACGCCCCCAAGCCGATCCGCGCGCTCGCCGCCCATAAGGGCTGGGTCCGCGCGATCGCCTTCGCCCCCGACGGCAACCACTTCGCGTCCTGCGGCAACGACCGCAAGGTCCGGGTCTGGTCGCTGGCCGACGGCGCGCAGGTTCTTGATCTCCCCGGCCACGAGCGGCCGATTTTCCGGGTCGCCTTCACGGCCGACGGCAAGCACCTGCTGTCGGCCGACCTGAAGGGCCTCGTGATCCAGTGGGACGCGCGTACCGGCAAGGAGGAGCGCCGGCTTGACGCCTCGAAGCTCTATCATTACGACGTCGGCCAGGGGGTCGATTACGGCGGCGTCCGCGACCTGTCGCTCAGCCGAGATGGGGCGTTTCTGGCGTGCAGCGGACAGATCAACGCCAGCAACCCCCTGGGCGCGGTCAGCAACGCCGCTCTGGTCGTCCTCGACTGGAAGACCGGTGAGCACAAGCAGCTTCAGCACCCCAAGGAAGGGGTCTCGGGCGTCGCCTGGGGCGTCCGGTTCCACCCTGACGGGTTCCTGATCGCCTCGTCCGGGGGCACCGGCGGCAGCTTCCTCTGGTTCACGAAGCCCGATCAGACCAACGAGTTCTTCAAGCTGACGTTCCCGAACACCATCCGCGACCTCGACCTCCATCCCGACGCTCTGCAAATCGCCACCGCCCACCACGACGGCGTCGTCCGCATCAGCGCGATGAAGGCCAAGGCCTGA
- a CDS encoding DUF1501 domain-containing protein, with amino-acid sequence MKCTYACNTMDHTLSRRRFLGGLAASAAGAGALGGGFSSFLSPAAGAELAGKQRHVLVVWLAGGASQLETWDPKPKTDTGGPFRSIETSVPGVRISELLPKTAMQMHRLALLRSINTNENDHGKGAYLMQTGRPQAAGMAYPQLGSVMSKWLGDEANPLPGYIYITPGGGGKGQSEAAFLGPKYNPLYLGNGSAPANTAQDPAISALGASGRQALRMHLNDRFAKRRRTAETEAYTTTYEQAQKLMTRRDVFDVTKEPAKDLDRYGSHDFGRHCLLARRLLQGGATFVQVTHSNYDTHNENFDFHLEQVGEFDQSFATLIDDLAASGMLQHTLVVVMSEFGRTPQINYLYGRDHWGTAWSVCMGGAGITPGNVVGKTNDRGTEVVDKQVGGGHLFHTYMRAVGLDPTESFEADGRAIQLAEPAASAIKELLV; translated from the coding sequence ATGAAGTGCACGTACGCCTGCAACACGATGGACCACACGCTGTCGCGACGACGGTTCCTCGGGGGCCTGGCGGCCTCGGCGGCGGGGGCGGGCGCCCTCGGCGGCGGCTTCTCCAGCTTCCTCTCCCCGGCGGCCGGCGCCGAGCTGGCTGGCAAGCAACGGCACGTTCTGGTGGTCTGGCTGGCCGGCGGCGCCAGCCAGCTCGAAACCTGGGACCCCAAGCCCAAGACCGACACCGGCGGCCCGTTCCGATCGATCGAGACCAGCGTTCCGGGCGTGCGGATCTCGGAATTGCTGCCCAAAACGGCCATGCAGATGCACCGCCTGGCCCTGTTGCGGAGTATCAACACCAACGAGAACGATCACGGCAAGGGCGCCTACCTGATGCAGACCGGGCGTCCCCAGGCGGCGGGCATGGCGTATCCGCAGCTCGGCTCGGTGATGTCGAAGTGGCTGGGCGACGAAGCCAACCCGCTGCCCGGCTACATTTACATCACCCCCGGCGGCGGCGGCAAGGGGCAGAGCGAGGCGGCGTTCCTGGGCCCCAAGTACAACCCGCTGTACCTCGGCAACGGCAGCGCCCCGGCCAACACCGCGCAAGACCCGGCGATCTCGGCTCTCGGCGCATCGGGGCGTCAGGCCCTGCGAATGCACCTCAACGACCGCTTCGCCAAGCGCCGGCGGACCGCCGAGACCGAGGCGTACACGACGACCTATGAACAAGCCCAGAAGCTGATGACCCGTCGCGACGTCTTTGACGTCACCAAGGAGCCGGCCAAGGACCTCGACCGCTACGGCTCGCACGACTTCGGCCGTCACTGCCTGCTCGCCCGTCGGCTGCTGCAAGGGGGCGCGACGTTCGTCCAGGTCACCCACTCGAACTACGACACCCATAACGAGAACTTCGACTTCCACCTCGAACAGGTCGGCGAGTTCGATCAGTCGTTCGCGACCCTGATCGACGACCTGGCCGCGAGCGGGATGTTGCAGCATACGCTCGTCGTGGTGATGTCGGAGTTCGGCCGGACGCCGCAGATCAACTACCTCTACGGCCGCGACCACTGGGGGACCGCCTGGTCGGTCTGCATGGGAGGCGCGGGGATCACCCCGGGCAACGTCGTCGGCAAGACCAACGACCGCGGCACCGAGGTCGTCGACAAGCAGGTCGGCGGCGGCCATCTGTTCCACACCTACATGCGCGCCGTCGGGCTCGATCCGACCGAATCGTTTGAAGCCGACGGCCGCGCGATCCAGCTCGCCGAGCCGGCCGCATCGGCTATCAAGGAACTCCTCGTCTGA
- a CDS encoding DUF6599 family protein — protein sequence MMDVANLWTKFTAELADDPLLTISLAAALAAFASTPIAVAVLGRMDWFKARRGRVLQRPSFVSIIVGTMLVMSIPATFAALVLKSRHFDENRYEFDPNRTWSVLDQGKGFNTLKEADAAVKQEMERLALERKNLVNGVKKLDQAMLALRASAGTSAAVAQAIPNVLESLAQLRQSINLDGPQQLMDFTAPPIDVRAAAAPAVSAPAVAATAIAPAPAPVNGLAPAQVDAELAAVPEPQKAIAAMLPLTDVPAGWVVEKSGDKYIETFNADNLYEKIDGRAESFLQYGVKGMAYTYYHPANDDSKEVQLYVFEMADPLRALGKFGSEKPDENQSIALGDGGYTSAGSTFLYAGKYYTQLVSTQDDPKFAAFALEIARRVAAKQKPGSPAPAPALAASSASPAPATTPTAAATKPADVKPAAAEMSPADYFALLPAGGRQNDPTYVPQDVFGYSFLSEVFMADYKEGDVGWQGFLRPYKDAKEAQAVLDRYVASVKEDGAEVKPLESEGADAMVAVSNIGLFDVVFRKGNTLAGANGATTAPPAEAFARALAKSLPDKVPAVGGGK from the coding sequence ATGATGGACGTCGCGAACCTCTGGACGAAGTTCACCGCGGAGCTGGCCGACGACCCGCTCCTGACGATCAGCCTGGCGGCGGCGCTCGCGGCGTTCGCCAGCACGCCCATCGCGGTCGCCGTCCTCGGTCGCATGGATTGGTTCAAAGCGCGTCGCGGCCGGGTGCTTCAGCGCCCGTCGTTCGTCTCGATCATCGTGGGCACGATGCTGGTCATGAGCATCCCGGCGACGTTCGCGGCCCTGGTGCTCAAGAGCCGGCACTTCGACGAAAACCGCTACGAGTTCGATCCCAACCGGACGTGGTCGGTGCTCGACCAGGGGAAGGGGTTCAATACCCTGAAGGAGGCCGACGCGGCCGTCAAGCAGGAGATGGAGCGACTCGCCCTGGAGCGGAAGAACCTAGTCAACGGCGTCAAAAAGCTCGACCAGGCGATGCTCGCCTTGCGGGCCTCGGCGGGGACCTCGGCGGCCGTCGCCCAGGCGATCCCCAACGTCCTGGAATCGCTGGCCCAGCTTCGCCAGAGCATCAACCTCGACGGCCCGCAGCAGCTCATGGACTTCACCGCCCCCCCCATCGACGTCAGGGCGGCCGCCGCGCCGGCGGTCAGCGCCCCCGCGGTTGCGGCCACGGCGATCGCGCCCGCGCCGGCCCCGGTCAACGGCCTGGCTCCGGCCCAGGTCGACGCCGAGCTGGCGGCGGTCCCCGAGCCTCAGAAGGCGATCGCCGCGATGCTGCCGCTGACCGACGTCCCGGCCGGCTGGGTCGTGGAGAAGTCGGGCGACAAGTATATCGAGACGTTCAACGCCGACAACCTGTACGAGAAGATCGACGGCCGCGCCGAGAGCTTCCTCCAGTACGGCGTCAAGGGGATGGCGTACACCTACTACCACCCGGCCAACGACGATTCGAAGGAAGTTCAGCTCTACGTCTTCGAGATGGCCGACCCCCTGCGGGCGCTCGGCAAGTTCGGCTCGGAGAAGCCCGACGAGAACCAGAGCATCGCCCTCGGCGACGGCGGCTACACCTCGGCGGGAAGCACGTTCCTGTACGCCGGAAAATACTACACGCAGCTCGTCTCGACCCAGGACGACCCGAAGTTCGCCGCCTTCGCCCTCGAAATCGCCCGCCGCGTCGCCGCCAAGCAGAAGCCGGGAAGCCCGGCGCCGGCCCCCGCCCTGGCCGCCTCCTCCGCGAGCCCGGCGCCCGCAACGACTCCCACGGCGGCCGCGACCAAACCGGCCGACGTGAAGCCGGCCGCGGCGGAGATGTCGCCGGCGGACTATTTCGCGCTCTTGCCCGCCGGCGGCCGTCAGAACGATCCGACGTACGTGCCCCAGGACGTTTTCGGCTACAGCTTCCTGTCGGAGGTTTTCATGGCCGACTACAAGGAGGGGGACGTCGGCTGGCAAGGTTTCCTGCGGCCCTACAAAGACGCGAAGGAGGCCCAGGCGGTCCTTGACCGCTACGTGGCGAGCGTCAAGGAAGACGGGGCCGAGGTCAAGCCGCTCGAATCCGAAGGGGCCGACGCGATGGTGGCCGTCTCGAACATCGGCCTGTTCGACGTGGTCTTCCGCAAAGGCAACACGCTGGCCGGCGCCAACGGCGCGACCACCGCCCCCCCCGCCGAAGCCTTCGCCCGGGCGCTCGCCAAGAGCCTCCCCGACAAGGTCCCGGCCGTCGGCGGCGGCAAATGA
- a CDS encoding PHP domain-containing protein, with amino-acid sequence MIRRNADLHVHTTHSDGSCSPAEVVVAAAGVGLAALAITDHDTISALAVARPEADRLGVELISGVELTCEYDGREIHVLGYFFRDDDPDLLDAMSRLRTGRASRFQAMAERLTELGMVVDLAAVRRCFPRAVLGRRHLAEYLARTKQVAGVREAFNRFLADGRPACAAKLMLDAREAIGLIRNAGGVASWAHPPYNLRLESLRTLAEAGLQAIETAGPGIQNRVGRRFRDWAVTLDLVPTAGSDFHAPDRPGRWVGAITTSDADLDRLRDRQPSNPASA; translated from the coding sequence TTGATCCGTCGCAACGCCGATCTGCACGTGCACACGACGCACTCGGACGGCTCTTGCTCGCCCGCCGAGGTCGTCGTCGCCGCGGCCGGCGTGGGGCTGGCGGCCCTGGCGATCACCGACCACGACACGATCTCGGCCCTGGCCGTCGCGCGCCCCGAGGCGGACCGGCTGGGCGTCGAGCTGATCTCGGGGGTCGAGCTTACCTGTGAATACGACGGCCGCGAGATCCACGTTCTCGGCTACTTCTTCCGCGATGACGACCCCGACCTGCTCGATGCGATGAGCCGGCTCCGGACCGGCCGCGCCAGTCGGTTCCAGGCGATGGCCGAGCGGCTGACCGAGCTGGGGATGGTCGTCGACCTGGCGGCCGTCCGCCGCTGCTTCCCCCGGGCGGTGCTCGGCCGGCGGCACCTGGCCGAATACCTGGCCCGGACCAAGCAGGTCGCCGGCGTCCGCGAGGCCTTCAATCGGTTTCTGGCCGACGGTCGACCGGCCTGCGCGGCCAAGCTCATGCTCGACGCCCGCGAGGCGATCGGCCTGATCCGCAACGCGGGGGGCGTCGCTTCCTGGGCCCATCCTCCGTACAACCTGCGGCTCGAATCGCTCCGAACGCTCGCCGAGGCCGGGCTCCAGGCGATCGAGACGGCCGGACCGGGGATTCAGAACCGGGTCGGCCGCCGGTTCCGCGACTGGGCCGTGACGCTCGATCTGGTCCCCACGGCCGGCTCGGACTTCCACGCTCCCGACCGCCCCGGCCGATGGGTCGGCGCGATCACCACCTCCGACGCCGACCTCGACCGCCTCCGAGACCGACAGCCGTCGAACCCGGCGTCGGCCTGA
- a CDS encoding PEP-CTERM sorting domain-containing protein yields the protein MFVQIRSILAAALVTVSFQAVASADLIFDNSSAGDQGITTTGALQIGGEVTAAPGTPRAVTELDLGFTSQGLSVTGDLQAFLYANDGAGGAPGTLLWQSAVMTGVAINSTNTLIAFSVPSVVVPDTFTFTGAITNASGNLGYVPAVGAAIGAFNQAWVGSPGAWSTLPSVFEIEARVISQAVPEPSSMALLSVGVFGLIAAGRRRKAAKAV from the coding sequence ATGTTTGTGCAAATTCGGTCGATCCTTGCGGCGGCCCTGGTCACCGTCTCGTTTCAGGCTGTCGCCTCGGCCGACCTGATCTTCGACAACTCCAGCGCCGGCGACCAGGGCATCACCACGACGGGCGCTCTTCAAATCGGCGGCGAGGTGACGGCCGCGCCGGGCACGCCTCGGGCGGTGACCGAGCTGGACCTCGGATTCACCTCGCAAGGTCTGTCCGTTACGGGCGACCTTCAGGCGTTCCTCTACGCCAACGACGGCGCCGGCGGCGCTCCGGGGACCCTCTTGTGGCAGAGCGCGGTGATGACCGGGGTCGCCATCAATTCGACCAACACCCTGATCGCGTTCAGCGTCCCGTCGGTGGTCGTGCCCGACACATTCACGTTTACGGGAGCGATCACGAACGCGTCCGGCAATTTGGGCTATGTCCCGGCGGTCGGGGCGGCCATCGGCGCGTTCAACCAAGCCTGGGTCGGCAGCCCCGGAGCATGGTCAACCCTGCCCAGCGTCTTCGAAATCGAGGCGCGCGTCATCAGCCAAGCCGTACCGGAGCCGTCGAGCATGGCGCTGCTGAGCGTCGGCGTCTTCGGACTGATCGCCGCCGGCCGACGCCGCAAGGCGGCCAAGGCCGTCTGA
- a CDS encoding Uma2 family endonuclease, with the protein MSAHVEAETHPGSILSGRRIKLAIPRGVRLQIPDDDFFAFCRANPELRLERTEDGVVEIMTPTSGGTGAKNARLTSRLVLWADADGEGIAFDSSTGFHLPGGATRSPDASWVRRDRWNTLTEKEREEQFAPLCPDFVIELRSRSDKSKRLHLLKQKMPSYLAQGARLGWLIDPITGRVEIHRPGRPVEVLDRPATLSGEDVLPGFTLDLKGILFD; encoded by the coding sequence ATGAGCGCGCACGTCGAGGCCGAGACCCATCCAGGCTCGATCTTATCGGGGAGGCGAATCAAGCTAGCGATCCCCCGGGGGGTCCGCTTGCAAATCCCCGACGACGATTTCTTCGCCTTCTGCCGGGCCAACCCCGAGCTTCGCCTCGAACGAACGGAAGATGGAGTCGTCGAGATCATGACGCCGACGAGCGGAGGCACGGGAGCGAAGAACGCCAGGCTGACCTCGCGGCTCGTCCTATGGGCCGACGCCGACGGCGAGGGGATCGCCTTCGACTCCTCCACCGGCTTCCATCTCCCCGGCGGGGCGACCCGTTCGCCCGACGCCTCGTGGGTCCGCCGCGATCGGTGGAACACACTCACGGAAAAAGAGCGGGAGGAGCAGTTCGCGCCGCTTTGCCCCGACTTCGTGATCGAGCTCCGTTCTCGATCCGACAAATCAAAGCGGTTACATCTGCTGAAACAGAAGATGCCCAGTTACCTCGCCCAGGGCGCGAGGCTCGGTTGGCTCATCGATCCAATCACCGGCCGGGTCGAGATCCACCGCCCCGGCCGCCCCGTCGAGGTCCTGGACCGGCCGGCGACGCTCTCCGGCGAGGACGTGCTGCCGGGCTTCACGCTCGATCTCAAGGGGATTCTGTTCGACTGA
- the nusB gene encoding transcription antitermination factor NusB — MTRRSRGREVALQVLYQIEQNSGFKAADIRRFIDRRLLREAKLVEFTLDLIAGVKEHQAEIDEMIRQVAENWRLDRMAAIDRNILRLGAYEMLYCSEVPAKVAINEALELAKRYSTAQSSRFVNGILDKVFQVKVPAAEVDAVPSDLESDDAPDAPVVGDENG, encoded by the coding sequence ATGACGCGACGCTCCCGAGGCCGTGAAGTCGCCCTCCAGGTCTTGTACCAGATCGAGCAGAATTCGGGCTTCAAGGCAGCCGACATCCGCCGGTTCATCGACCGTCGGCTGCTGCGTGAAGCGAAGCTCGTCGAATTCACCCTCGACCTGATCGCCGGCGTCAAGGAACATCAGGCCGAGATCGACGAGATGATCCGGCAGGTCGCCGAGAACTGGCGGCTCGACCGGATGGCGGCCATCGACCGCAACATCCTTCGTCTCGGCGCTTATGAGATGCTCTACTGCTCCGAGGTGCCCGCCAAGGTCGCCATCAACGAGGCCCTCGAACTGGCCAAGCGGTACAGCACCGCCCAGTCGAGCCGGTTCGTCAACGGGATTCTCGACAAGGTCTTCCAGGTCAAGGTCCCGGCCGCCGAAGTCGACGCGGTCCCATCCGACCTCGAAAGCGACGACGCCCCCGACGCGCCCGTGGTCGGGGACGAGAACGGTTGA
- the ftsY gene encoding signal recognition particle-docking protein FtsY, whose product MAIKGLLERFKKGLAKTAQLFNVRSWFGRKVDQEFLDELESRLIQADVGVVATAQIIKSVREAYADQTADEELVEFVKNQLKELLHDPRPDVLTVAAKKPSVYLIAGVNGSGKTTSIAKLAQRLRDQGNSIVLAACDTFRAAAADQLSIWAERAGCEIVRGAPGADPASVAHDACQRALARSTDVLIVDTAGRLHTQTHLMRELEKIKSVIQRQIPGSPHEVLLVLDGGNGQNAIRQAEMFTKAIGCTGVILTKLDGTAKGGVVVAVRQTMKLPVKFIGVGEAIDDLQPFDADTFVESLFT is encoded by the coding sequence ATGGCGATCAAAGGGTTGCTGGAGCGGTTCAAGAAGGGGCTGGCCAAGACGGCGCAACTGTTCAACGTCCGCTCCTGGTTCGGCCGCAAGGTCGATCAGGAATTTCTCGACGAATTGGAGAGCCGGCTGATCCAGGCCGACGTCGGCGTGGTCGCCACGGCGCAGATCATCAAGTCGGTCCGCGAAGCCTACGCCGACCAGACGGCCGACGAAGAACTCGTCGAGTTCGTCAAAAACCAGCTCAAGGAGCTACTCCACGATCCGCGCCCGGACGTGCTGACGGTCGCCGCCAAGAAGCCGAGCGTCTACCTGATCGCCGGCGTCAACGGCTCGGGCAAGACGACTTCGATCGCCAAACTCGCGCAGCGACTCCGCGACCAGGGCAACTCGATCGTGCTGGCCGCCTGCGACACCTTCCGCGCCGCGGCCGCCGACCAGTTGTCGATCTGGGCCGAGCGGGCCGGCTGCGAGATCGTCCGAGGCGCCCCCGGAGCCGACCCGGCGAGCGTCGCCCACGACGCCTGCCAGCGCGCGCTGGCCCGGTCGACCGACGTCCTGATCGTCGACACCGCCGGCCGGCTGCACACCCAGACGCACCTGATGCGCGAGCTGGAGAAGATCAAGAGCGTCATCCAGCGGCAGATTCCCGGCTCGCCGCACGAGGTTCTGCTCGTGCTCGACGGCGGCAACGGCCAGAACGCCATCCGCCAGGCCGAGATGTTCACCAAGGCCATCGGCTGCACCGGCGTGATCCTCACCAAGCTCGACGGCACCGCCAAGGGGGGCGTCGTCGTCGCCGTCCGCCAGACGATGAAACTTCCCGTCAAATTCATCGGCGTCGGCGAAGCGATCGACGACCTGCAACCGTTTGACGCCGATACCTTCGTGGAGTCGCTGTTCACCTGA